One window of Henckelia pumila isolate YLH828 unplaced genomic scaffold, ASM3356847v2 CTG_525:::fragment_3, whole genome shotgun sequence genomic DNA carries:
- the LOC140873092 gene encoding uncharacterized protein — MFSKIKACSTAKEIWEKLAQLCEGNDQTKENKIIVAIQMFDNVKMKPGETMTEFDERFSNIICELIALGKIYTNREIALEQGHFIANCTKPKNEERKQHYEKNKGKEGRRTYQNKKEQKVLVADEGKRKLAEIESDSTDTDISSEESEEERVQCLMANSIHEEDDTEVFDFTSSDFTQEELIQALNEMVTEYKKLSISFEEAKTEKACLIDKSRESSCLQQKELDGLRTKLNLLATENDNMKRVLSVKSVEKNSATERSTWYLDSGCSRHMTGNKDLLSDIIHYKGPKIIFGDNSEGKTVGKGKITHDRIRSDRGTEFLKTLESYLDDQGIKHELSAAWTPQQNGVAERRN, encoded by the exons ATGTTTAGCAAAATCAAGGCGTGCTCAACTGCCaaagaaatttgggagaaaCTCGCTCAATTGTGCGAAGGGAACgaccaaaccaaagaaaacaaaatcattGTAGCAATACAGATGTTTGACAACGTcaagatgaaaccaggagaaacaATGACTGAGTTTGACGAAAGATTCAgcaatattatttgtgaattaATTGCTCTTGGAAAGATATACACTAATCGTGAAATTGCTTTGGAG caagGCCATTTTATTGCAAATTGTACTAAACCCAAGAATGAAGAAAGAAAGCAGCACTATGAGAAGAATAAAGGCaaagaaggaagaagaacaTATCAAAATAAGAAGGAGCAAAAGGTACTAGTTGCAGACGAAGGGAAAAGAAAATTGGCTGAAATAGAATCTGACTCAACCGATACAGATATCTCATCCGAGGAAAGCGAGGAAGAGCGAGTTCAATGTCTCATGGCTAACTCCATACATGAAGAAGATGACACTGAGGTATTTGACTTCACCTCATCTGACTTTACACAAGAGGAACTCATTCAGGCACTGAATGAGATGGTCACTGAGTATAAGAAGCTTTCTATATCATTCGAGGAAGCAAAAACAGAAAAGGCATGTCTCATTGATAAATCAAGAGAATCTAGCTGTTTACAGCAAAAAGAACTTGATGGTCTAAGGACTAAGCTAAATCTGTTAGCTACTGAGAATGATAATATGAaacga GTACTATCAGTAAAATCAGTCGAGAAGAATAGTGCAACAGAAAGGTCAACGTGGTATCTTGATAGCGGATGCTCCAGACACATGACTGGAAACAAAGATTTACTATCTGATATCATACATTACAAAGGGCCTAAGATTATTTTTGGTGATAACTCGGAGggtaagaccgtgggtaagggtaagattactcaTG AcaggatcaggagtgatagaggcactGAGTTTTTAAAAACCCTTGAATCCTATCTAGATGACCAAGGCATCAAGCATGAGTTATCTGCTGCTTGGACCCCACAGCAAAACGGGGTTGCTGAAAGAAGAAATTGA